The following DNA comes from Mesorhizobium sp. B2-1-8.
GCATCATGTTCTGGCCGATATGGCCAGCCTCGAACAGCACGACACAACGCCAGTCTAATGGGGCGGCTTCCAAAAAAAATAGTGTCGACCGTACAGAGGCCCATCGCCATAAGTCCAATTGACAACCATTTCGCCTTGGGAACGCGAAATCGCATCTGGCCATTTTTGGGGGCATTGACGCCGTGTGACGCATCTCGACGTATCGGATGACGTTTGGGCGTTGCCGCGCGGGAAAGGCGGACAATCGATTATTCCGCTGGTGGAGCTGAGGAGGATCGAACTCCTGACCTCGTCATTGCGAACGACGCGCTCTCCCAGCTGAGCTACAGCCCCGTCCAGCGGATGGCGCATTTATCGGGCGACGCGGTTTCCTGTCAAGGCGGCGCTTCACCGAAAACCCGACAGCCGGTCACATGGGTGGAACCTGCCCTTGCCGGTTTGGCGCGTAATGGCTACATGTCGGCAACAATTGGAGACCGGCATGCTCGCCCTCATTCAAACCATCGTCATGGCGCTCGACCTCTATTGGTGGGTCATCATCGCCTCGGCGATCTTTTCCTGGCTCTATGCCTTCAACGTCGTCAACTCGCGCAACCAGTTCGTCGGCAGCATCGGCAACATGCTCTACCGGCTGACCGAGCCGGCGCTGCGGCCGATCCGCCGCTTCATGCCCGACCTTGGCGGCATCGACATCTCGCCGATCATCCTGCTGCTGATCCTGTTCTTCCTCAGGCAGTTCATTCTCACCACGGTGGCGCCGCTGCTGCTGGCCTGACGATCGCATGAGCGCGCCGTTCCGCATCCGCGAGAACGGCGTCGATCTGTTCGTGCGGCTAACGCCGAAGTCTTCCGTGGACCGGCTCGAAGGCGTCGAAACATCGGCGGACGGACGACGTCACGTGAAGGCGCGGGTCCGCGCCGTGCCGGAAAACGGCGCCGCCAATCAAGCGCTGGAGAAGCTGGTCGCCAAGGCGCTGGGCGTGCCGGTATCGGCCGTTTCGGTCTTTGCCGGCGGCACGGCCCGGCTCAAGACGCTGCGCATTGTGGGTGATCCGGAGGCGCTGGCAAGAAGTGTCGAAGCGCTCTGCGATCAATCCTCTGCCTGAAGTTCAATCTCCCAGCGGCAAACGCGGATCGTCCACCTTCAGCGTGTTCACGCTCTGCTTGATGCGGCGCAGGTTCTCCAGCACCTTCGGGCCGCGCGTCTCGGCGACCGATGTCACGATCATGTCGACGATCGCCAGCAGCGCGTAGCGCGACGATGTCGGCTTGTAGATGTTGCCGTCCTCGAGCGGCTGCAGGTGGATGACCGTGTCGGCGGCCCCGGCCAATGCGGAGTCGGGCGCGGTGACGGCAACCGTGGCGGCGCCATATTGCTGGGCGACCTGCACCGCCTCGATGACCGAGCGCGCGTAGCCGGAGACCGAGAAGGCGACCACGGTGGTGTCCGGCGTGGCGACGGCGGCATACATGCGCTGCAGTTGCCCGTCGATCTGAGCCAGCACCGGCAGGCCGAGCCTGAACAGCCGGTTCTGCATCTCGGTCGCCATCATCGAGGAAATGCCACCCGAACCGATGCACAGCACATTGCCCGATGCCGCAAGGCGCGCGGCGACGTCGACCAGCGTCGTCATGTCGAGATTCTCGCTGGCGCGCTGGATGGCTGTGACAGCCGCTTCGGTGATGGCCGACGCAATGCGCTGCTCGCGGGCGTCGCGGCTCAGCGGCTCCGGCGACAGATACTGGCCGCCGATGGCAATGGCCTGCGCCAGATAGAATTTGAAGTCGCGCAGGCCCTCGCAGCCGAGATTGCGGCAAAAACGGGTGACCGTCGGCTCACTGACGCCGACGCGCGCGGCGATCTCGGAGATCGCGGCCTTGGAGGCGAAGTCGAGATCGGACAGAACGAGGCTCGCCAGCCGGCGATCCGACTTGGTGCCGTCCTGCGACATCAGCTGCAGCCGCGTGATGATGTCGGCAGGCGTCTTCATATCAGCGTTTCCGTCGTCATCTCAGCGGCAGGCCCGTCGCCGTGTCGAACAGATGGATGTTGCCGGGATCGACGGAGACCGGCAGCAGGTCGCCTGGCCGGACCGGCAGCCGGTCGCGGAACACGGCGCGTACCGTATCAGTGCCAATGGCGCCGTAGACATGGGTTTCGGAACCGGTCGGCTCGACGACATCAACCTTGAGCGTCATGGCATCGGTGGCTTCACCGACGATGAAATGCTCGGGCCGGATGCCCGCCTCCACCGCACTGCCTGCCGGCACCGGCTTGCCAGCGAGCGCAAGCCGGCCGCCGCCGACCGACTCGAACCAGGTTTTCTCGGGCGTCGTCTTGAGGGCACCGGACACAAAACTCATCGACGGCGAGCCGAGGAAGCCGGCGACGAACTTGTTGGCCGGCCTGTCGTAGAGCTCCAGCGGCGCCCCGACCTGTTGGATCCTGCCGCGATCCATCACGACGATGCGGTCGGCCATGGTCATGGCCTCGATTTGGTCGTGGGTGACGTAGACGATGGTCGATTTCAGCCGCTGGTGCAGCGCCTTGATCTCGGTGCGCATCTGCACGCGCAGCTGTGCGTCGAGATTGCTGAGCGGCTCGTCGAACAGGAACACCGAGGGTTCGCGCACGATGGCGCGGCCCATGGCGACGCGCTGGCGCTGGCCGCCCGAGAGCTGGCGGGGATAGCGGTCGAGGTAAGAGAACAGGTTGAGGACGCCGGACGCCTTCTTGACCTTCTGGTCGATGGCCGTGCGGTTCTCGCCACGGATTTTCGGACCGAAGCCGATATTGTCGGAAGCCTTCAGGTGCGGGAACAGCGCATAGGACTGGAACACCATGGCGATGTTGCGCTGTTGCGGCGGCAGGTCGTTGGCGCGCGTGCCGCCGATCAGGAGATCGCCGGAACTGATGGTCTCCAATCCCGCCAGCATGCGCAGCAAGGTCGACTTGCCGCAGCCGGACGGCCCGACCAGCACCACGAACTCGCCGCTCTCGATGTCGAGGCTGATGTCCTCGAGGATCTTGTGCTGGCCAAAGGATTTCGACAGGTTGCGAAACTCGACGTCGGTCATGGTTACGCTCCCAATATGTCGTCGATGAACGGCAGGCAGCCGGCCGTCAATCCCGCATCCACGGGCATCACCACGCCTGTTACGCCCGAGGCCCGGTCGGAAGCAAGGAAAGCCACCGCTTCGGCGACTTCCGAGGCGTTGACGATGCGGCCGAGCGGATAGAGTCGCTGCAGCTTGCCGATTACGTCAGGATTCTTGGCGAGGCGATGGTCCCAGGCGGCGGTGCGGATCGATCCGGGGCAGACCACATTGGCGCGCACGCCGCTGCGGCCGAGTTCGACGGCGATCGATTTGGCATAGGCGTTGATGCCGGCTTTGGCGGCGGCATAGGCGGGGTTGCCGAAATGCGCGATGGCGTTGACGGAAGAAATGAAGACGACGCTGCCCGAACCGCGCGCGGCCATCGCCTTGACCATGGGGTCGGCGAAAATCATCACACCGGTCAAATTGAGGTCGAGCTCATGCTCGATCCTGTCCGCCGTCAGCGCATCAAGCGTCTCGGCGCGGGTCCAGCCGGCATTGTTGATCAGGATGTCGGGGACGCCGTCCTTTTCGAGCACCGCGGCGATCGCGGCTTCGACCGAGGCGCGATCGAGAAGGTCGAAGACATGGCGCGAGGCAAGGTGCGGGCTCGCCAGCGCCTCGTCGGACTGGTCGCAGCCGACCACCCGCGCGCCCCTGCCGGCCAGCAGTGCGACGATCGCCGAGCCGAGGCCGCCACCGGCGCCGGTGACCACGACGGTCCTGCCTTCGAATTCGGCTCTCGAAACCACGGCGCTTGCTTCTCCCGCAGGTCAGCCAGATGCCGGGAGCCTAAAGAACGAGATGTAATTAAGCAACATATTAATCCGCTTGCGCGCGCCGAATTCATCGATAATGTAGGAAAGTCACATAAATCTTGTGTCAGCACCGGCACAAGGAGCGCGAATGCGCGAAACAAATGGGAGAGATCGGATGAACCTTGCAAAATGGACTGCCGGCCTGATGGCCGGAATGGGCATGCTGGCCTTCGCGGCGCAGGCAGAGGCCGGCGAAGTGCGGGTTACCGTCGCGGAATACAGCGCCAAGACCGGCCCCTACTTCGAGCAGGTGAAGAAGGAGTTCGAGGCGAAGAACCCTAGCATCACGGTCAAATTCGAGGTGGTGCCGTGGGATGTGCTCTTGCAGAAGCTGACCACCGACATCACCGCCGGCACCAATGCGGATCTCTCCATCATCGGCACGCGCTGGCTGATCGACTTCGTCCAGCAGGATGTCGCCGAGCCACTCGACAGCTACATCACGCCCGAATTCAAGGGCCGCTTCATCGACACCTTCCTGTCGCCTTCGATCATGGGCGGCAAGACCTACGGCCTGCCGATCGCCGCCTCGGCGCGCGCCATGTATTACAACAAGGATCTCTTCGAAAAGGCCGGCATCGCCAAGCCGCCGGCAACCTGGACCGAACTGCAGGAGGATGCGCGCAAGATCAAGGCGCAGGGCGCCTTCGGCTTCGGCCTGCAGGGCAAGGAGATCGAGACCGACGTCTATTACTACTACGCGATGTGGTCGCAGGGCACCGAGATCCTCAACAAGGACGGCACGTCGGGCCTGAGCACGCCGGGCGCGCTGGCAGCCGCCAAGCTCTACAAGTCGATGATCGACGAGGGGCTGACCGAGCCCGGCGTCACCTCCAACAACCGCGAGGACGTGCAGAACCTATTCAAGCAGGGCAAGGTCGGCATGATGATCACGGCGCCCTTCCTGTCCAACCAGATCAAGGAGGAGGCGCCGAGCCTCAAATACGGCGTGGCCGCCATTCCGGCGGGTCCGACCGGCGCGCGCGGCACCTATGGAGTCACCGACTCCATGATCATGTTCAAGAACTCAAAGAACAAGGACGAGGCCTGGAAGCTGATGGACTTCCTGTTCACCACGGAGCAGCGCGCCAAGTTCACGCAAGGTGAAGGCTTCCTGCCGGTGAACAAGGAAGAGGCCAAGATGGATTATTACGTCAACAACGCCGATCTGGCCGCCTTTACCGCACTGCTACCGGATGCCCGTTTCGCGCCCGTCATCCCGGGCTGGGAAGAAGTCGCCCAGATCACCTCGGATACCATGCAGAAGATCTATCTCGGCGGCGATCCCGAGACAATCTTGAAGGACGCCGCGGCGAAGGCCAATGCGGTGCTGAAGAAATAGGGGCGGTGCTGAAGAAATAGGGCGTATCTCCCTGCGCCCGTGGCGCGCCCCCGACTCAGGCGGGGCGCGCCACACTTTTAGAAGAAGTATGCAGCGGTGTCTGCGATAAATGGCGAAGACCGACAAGGCAAATCGGGACAAGATCGTCGATGTCGCGCCGCCCCTCATTGCCCTGCCGGGCATTTCTCCCCGTATAGCGACGGGGAGAAAGAGGCTGGCCCCAACCTCGGCGCCCTTCTTGGACGCTGGTGATTGGCGAAATCGGCGACGAAAGCGCCCCTCTCCCCGTCACTATACGGGGAGAGGATGCCGGCAGGCAGGTGAGGGGCAGCGCAGACCGCGTGTAAGGAATTGAAGGGCCACCAAGCCCACGGCAATTACGGTACACCTAGCCGATGCAAAATCGCTTCCTGCCCTATCTCCTGACCTTGCCCAGCCTGTTCCTGGCGGCGGTGGTCATCTTCTGGCCGGTCTGGGACCTGATCCAGATCGCGACGCACGACGTCAATCGCTTCGGTCAGTTGCATGAGTTCAGCGGCCTTGCCAATTTCGCCGCGCTGACCGCCGATCCTGATTTCATCGCGGCCCTCTGGCGCACGGGGCTTTGGACCGTGCTGGTGGTCGGCGGTGCGCTGCTGGTCTCGATCCCGGTGGCGATGATCCTCAACATCGATTTCTATGGCCGTGGCCTTGCCCGCGTCATCATCATGCTGCCCTGGGCAGTCTCGCTGACCATGACGGCGGTGGTCTGGCGCTGGGCGCTGAGCGGCGAAAGCGGCATGCTGAATTCGGCGCTGATCGGGCTTGGCTTGATCGACCACAACATCCAGTGGCTGGCACAGGCCGGCACCGCCTTTCCGATGCAGGTGCTGATCGGCATATTGGTGACGGTGCCGTTCACCACGACGATCTTCCTCGGCGGCCTGTCGTCGATCCCGGACGATCTCTACGAGGCGGCTGCACTCGAAGGGGCAACGCCGCTGCAGCAGTTCCGCGAGATCACTTTTCCGCTGCTGAAACCCTTCATCAACATCGCCATCGTGCTCAACACCATCTACGTCTTCAACTCGTTCCCGATCATCTGGGTGATGACGCAGGGCGGGCCGGCCAATTCGACCGACATCCTGGTCACCCATCTCTACAAGCTCGCCTTCCGCATCGGCAAACTGGGCGAGGCCTCGGCGGTGTCATTGGTGATGTTCGCCATATTGCTGGTCTTCACCATGATCTATGTGCGCCTCGCCATGCGGGAGCAGCGCGCATGACCGGCAAGCTGAAGCGGACCGTCTTCGCCTGGCTGCTGCTGGCGCCTTTGATCGTGGTGACGATCTTCCCCTTCGCTGTGATGTTCCTGACAGCGGTCAAGCCGCGGACCGAGGTGCTGACACCCACCTGGTGGCCGAGCGAGTTCCGCTGGTCGAATTTTTCCGACATGTGGGTGGCGACCGGCTTCGGCCAGGCGCTGGCCAATTCGCTCTACGTGTCTGTCATCGCCACTGTCGGCGCCATCTTGATCTCGGTGCCGGCGGCTTACGCGATGTCGCGCTTCCGCTTCGCCGGCTACGGCGCGTTCCGCCAGTTCCTGCTGATCTCGCAGATGATCTCGCCGATCGTGCTGGTGCTCGGGCTGTTCCGACTGATGGCCGCCTGGGGGCTGGTCGAATCGACCACCGCGCTCGGCTTCATCTACATGGCCTTCAATGTCGCCTTCACCGTGTGGATGCTGCAGAGCTATTTCGACACTATTCCGCGCGATCTCGAGGAAGCGGCCTGGATGGAAGGCGCCGGCCGCTGGCTGACCTTGCGAAAAGTGTTCCTGCCGCTCTGCCTGCCGGCGATCGCGGTGACGGCGATCTTCACCTTCATCAATGCCTGGAACGAATTCGTCGTGGCGCTCACCATGCTGCGCAGCCAGGAGAGCTACACGCTGCCGATCCAGGTCTTCTCGCTGGTCGCGGGCCGCTACACGATCGAATGGCATCACGTCATGGCGGCGACGCTGCTGGCCACCTTGCCGGTGGCGATCCTGTTCATATGGTTGCAGCGTTATCTCGTCCGGGGCCTCGCGCTCGGGGCGGTCAAGTAGCGATCCCAGCAATTCCAGGAAAAGTGCGCAGCGATTTTCCGTCCGGAATTGCGCCAAACAAGAAGTCTACGGAGCTTTCATGCGCATCTTCACCGCCTCGCTGGCGACCGAAACCAACACCTTCTCGCCGGTGCCGACCGACCGGGCCTCGTTCGAGATGGCGTTCTATGCCGGGCCGGGCAAGCATCCGGAGACGCCGACGCTTTGTTCCTCGCCGATCGTCGCGTTGCGCCGTCGCGCGGTCGCCGAAGGCCTGACCGTGATCGAGGGCACCGCGACCTGGGCCGAGCCCGGCGGCCTGGTGCAGCGGCAGACCTACGAAGCGCTGCGCGACGAGATCCTCGGCCAGCTCAAGACGGCACTTCCGGTCGATGCCGTCATTTTGGGCCTGCATGGCGCCATGGTGGCGCAGGGTTATGACGATTGCGAGGGCGACCTGCTGGAGCGCGTGCGCGGCATCGTCGGGCCTGAGGTGGTGATCGCCTGCGAGTTCGATCCGCACAGCCATCTGACGCCCAAGCGCGTGGCGGCATCCGACATCATGGCCTATTTCCTCGAATTCCCGCACACGGATTTCTACGAGCGCGGCGAGCACGTCGTCGAGCTTGGGCTTGCCGCGGTGCGCGGCGAGATCAAGCCCGTCATCTCGACCTTCGACTGCCGCATGATCCAGGTGCTGCCGACCAGCCGCGAGCCGATGCGTTCCTTCGTCGACCGCATCAAGGCGCTGCACGGCAAGGACGGAGTGCTGTCGGTCTCGGTCATCCACGGCTTCATGGCCGCCGACGTGCCGGAAATGGGCACGCGCATCCTGGTCGTCACCGACGATGACAAGGCCAAGGGCGATGCGCTGGCCAAGCGGCTGGGACGCGAACTCTATGCCATGCGCGAAACGACGGCGATGGCGATGCTGAGTGCGGCCGACGGCATCGACCGCGCGCTCGCGGTGCGCGCGCAGCGCAAGGGCAAGCCGGTGGTCATCGCCGACATCTGGGACAATCCCGGCGGCGGCGTGCCGGGCGACGGCACCATCGTGCTGCGCGACCTCCTGGCGCGCGGCATCACCAGCGTCGGCGTGGCGACGATCTGGGATCCGATCGCGGTGACCTTCTGCCAGGCGGCCGGCGAGGGCGCGGTCATCGACCTGCGTTTCGGCGGCAAGGCCGGGCCACAGGCGGGCGAGCCGATCGACGCGCGCGTCAAGGTGCTGAAGGCTGTCAGCGAAGGCTGGCAGAGTTTCGGACCGAGCCGCGTGACATTGGGACCGTCAGCGGTGGTGCGCATCGAGGGCACTGAGGTCGATGTGATCCTGAACACCAACCGCACGCAGACCTTCGAGCCGGATGTCTTTTCCAACATCGGCGTCGATCCGCTGTCGAAAGACATTTTGCTGATCAAGTCGACGAACCATTTCTACGCCGGCTTCGAGCCGATCGCCGCCGAGATCATCTATGTCGCGGCGCCGAGTTCGTATCCCAGCAATCCGGCGGCGACGAATTATACCAAGCTGACCCGGCCAGTGTGGCCACGGGTGGCTGATCCTTGGGCAGGTGCCGCGGGCGACCCTGCCAATCTCCCCCACGAGGGGGGAGATTGGCTAATCACACCAATCCCCGCTTGACCATCATCGCCTCCGGCGAAGGCATTTTGCCGCGAAACGCGGTGTAAAGCTCTTCGGGGTCCTTCGAGCCGCCGGCGGCGTAGATGTTCTTCCTCAGCCGCTCGGCCAGCGCGGGGTTGAAGGGATCGCCCGTCTCCTCGAAGGCAGCGAAGGCGTCGGCGTCGAGCACCTCGGACCACATGTAGGAATAATAGCCGGCCGAGTAACCGTCGCCGGAGAAGACATGGCCGAAATGCGGGGTGCGGTGACGCATGGCGATCGTGTCGGGCATCTCGAGCTTTGCCAATGTTTCGGCCTCGAAACGAAGCGGTGCATCCGGCGCATCGGGCCGCGCATGATAGGCCATGTCGATCAAGGCAGAGGCGGTGAATTCGACGGTGGCGAAGCCGGCGCCGAAAGTGCGCGTGGCCAGCATCTTGTCGAGCAGCGCCTTCGGCATCGGCTTGCCGGTCTTGACATGCAGCGCGTGCTTTTCCAGCACCGCCGGCACCGTCAGCCAGTGCTCGTAGAGCTGCGAGGGCAATTCGACGAAGTCGCGGCTGACCGAGGTTCCGGAAACCGACGGCCAGGTGACGTCGGTCAACATGCCATGCAGCGCATGGCCGAATTCGTGAAACAAGGTCTTCGCCTCGTCGACCGACAGCAGGGCCGGTTCGCCCGCCGACGGCTTGGCGAAGTTCATGATGTTGTAGATCACCGGCTTCGAGCCATGCCCTAGACGATAACCGGACCTCAGCGCGCTCATCCATGCGCCGGAACGCTTCGAGGGCCGCGCGAAATAGTCGGCCAGGAACAGGCCGCGCTCGCTGCCGTCGGCGTTTTTCACCACGAACACACGCGCGTCCGGATGCCAGGCGGCGATGCCCTTCTTCTCCTCGAAGGTGATGCCGAACAGCCGCGTCGCCACGTCGAAGCAGGCATCGATGACACGGTCGAGCTGCAGATAGGGTTTCAGCTCCGCCTCGTCGAAAGCGAACTTCTCGGCGCGCAGCTTCTCCTGGTAGAAGCGCCAGTCCCAGGCGGCGAATTTTTCGTTGCTGCCGGCTTCCGTCGCCAGACGCTCCAGCTCCTTCTGATCGGCGGCGGCCTTCTCCAACGCCTTTTCCCAGACCGGGTCGAGCAGGGCATGCACCGCCTTCGGCGTCTTGGCCATGGTATCGTCGAGCTTGAGCGCGGCGAAGGAGGCGTAGCCGAGCAGCTTCGCCTTCTCGGCGCGCAGCTTCAGCATGTCGCGCACCACGGTCGTGTTGTCGGACGCGCCGCCATTCTGGCCGCGCATGGTGAAGGCGCGATAGGCGATCTCGCGCAGGTCGCGGCGTTCCGAGAAGGTGGTGAACGGCTCATAGATCGAGCGCGACAGGGTGACGGCGTAGCGGCCCTTCTGGCCGCGCATCTCGGCGGCCTCGGCCATCGAGCTTTTCACGAACTCCGGCAGGCCGACGAGGTCGGCCTCGTCGAGGAACAGCGCCCAGTCGCGCTCGTCGGCCAGCACGTTCTGACCGAAAGTCGTGCCAAGCGACGACAGCTCCTCGTTGATCTTTGCCAGCCGCATCTTGCCGTCGGCGTCGAGCTTGGCGCCGGAGCGGACGAAGCTTTTCCAGGTCTTCTCAAGGACGCGCAGCGTCTCGGCATCGAGTTTCAGGGCTTCGCGGCGCTGGTAGAGATCGTCGATGCGGGCAAACAGTTTTTCGTTCATCGAGATCGCCGAGAAGTGCCTGGACATCTTCGGCGAGATATCGCGCTCCAGCGCCTGGATCGTCTCGTTGGTGTAGGCGCCGGCGCGGCACCAGAAGATTGACGAGACATGATCGAGCGCCTCGCCGCCCAGTTCCAGCGCTGCAAGCGTGTTCTCGATGGTCGGCGTATCCTTGTTGCCTGATATCGCGTCGATCTCGGCTTCATGCGCCTTCAGCGCGGCGTCGAAGACGGGGGAAAAGTCACCGTCGCCAATATGGGCAAAATCGGGCAGGCCGAGCGGGTCTCGCCACGCGGTCAATGGATGGGCGGCGAGATCGACGACTTTCGTGGAGGGCATGGAGGGTCTTTCGCTGGCATCAGGAAGGAGGGTGTCACCGATGTAGGACGCGGTCCGCGGGCCCGCAATATGCCAGTTGGCCGCTCCGCTCAGTAGCCCTCGCAGTTTTCTGCGATCGCGGCCTGCGAGCTGGCGGTGATGCGGTCGTCGCTCACCGCGAAGGTTTCCTGCATCAGCATGTCATTGTGGGGGAAATCGTAGCAGGCGATCACGGTGGTGACCCCGCCTTCGCTCTTCTCGATGCGGTGCCGGATAGCGGCCCCGGCAACCGCGCCTTTCCATTCGTCGAGCGAGGCGATGAATTCCTGCTTGCTCTGGACGACGCCGAGATCGTCGAGCTTGATGCGGACATCGTCGGCGAGCAGGTCCGCCAACTCGGTGCGATCGGCGACCAGCAGAGCCGAATACCAGCGGCTGATGATGGCGCGGTCATCGGCGCGAGCGGCCATGATCGCCAACAGCGATAAGGCTGCCGTGAAAACGACCGGCCTGACGTCCATCAGCGGGCGCGCCGCCCCCTTCATTCCAGCACCGGCCGCTCGAAATCGCCGGTCTCCTTGTTCATCACCCAGAGCTCGCCGGTCGAAATGTCGAACCAGGCGCCGTGCAGCGACAGCCGCCCCTTGGTCTCGAGGATCGAGACGCAGGGAAAGGTCCTGAGATTGGCGAGGGAATAGCGGATCGAGATGCGCTCGAGGGCCGTCTGGCGCTCCGTCGCCGTCATGAAGGTGCTGGCCGACACCGTCTCGGCGGCCGGCGCGATCAGGCTCATCCATTTGCCAATGAAGTCGCCGGGCGACAGCGGCGCGGCGTTGGTGTCGAGCGCGGCGCGGATACCGCCGCAGCGGCCGTGGCCCATGACGACGATGTTCTTGACCTTGAGGCTCTGCACCGCGAATTCGAGCGCGGCCGAGGTCGAATGGAATTCGCCGTCCGGTTCGTAAGGCGGCACCAGATTGCCGACATTGCGCAGCACGAAGAGCTCGCCGGGGCCGGCGTCGAAGATCGCCTCGGGCGCTGATCGCGAATCGCAACAGGCGACGATCATGGTCTCGGGCGCCTGGCCTTCGCGGGCGAGCTCGCGATAACGGCCGCTCTCGGTGGGGTAGCGGCCGTTCATGAAATTGCGGTAGCCGGCGAGGAGGTGGTCGGGAAGATGAGGCATGGGCGGCTAAGGCCTTTCCGGTTGGAGGCGGCAGCTCGTTGCGATCGACGAATGGCTCTAACGGTAAAAGCCCGCTGCGAGCAATGCAGAATTGCGGGGGCTGGCCATAAATGCCATGCGCCAAAGCAGGACGCCCGCCGACTTTGTCACGCCCAGATGGCGACCGGTATGCCAAAACCGTCAGCGAGCGGCGGGTTGGGAAACGGTTTTGCTTCGCCGCTGGCGATGCGGCCGGCGATCAACATCATGGCCGCCGCGTCGAGGAAATCGTCGGCGGCCGCACCACGTGGCGGGGGCTGGTCGAGGAAGTCCGTGTCATAGCCGTGCCGGCAAAGCAGCGCTTTGCGTTCAGCCATGCCCGCCGGATTGACTTTTCCTTTGATCTTCTTCGGCAACAGCATGGCCCGGTCGCCGTTCAGACGGCAGAAGGCGACTTCCGGATGCGATTCGAAGACGCGACCGCGCAGCTCGGGCCGCGCGATCAGCAAGGCGTCGATCTCGCGGATTTTCGAGAAGATGCCGAAGGCCTGAATGGAAACGCCGCGCGGTGGATCGGATGTGGTCCTGGCCACGTCGCTTGCCCTGATATGTG
Coding sequences within:
- a CDS encoding YggT family protein — protein: MLALIQTIVMALDLYWWVIIASAIFSWLYAFNVVNSRNQFVGSIGNMLYRLTEPALRPIRRFMPDLGGIDISPIILLLILFFLRQFILTTVAPLLLA
- a CDS encoding DUF167 domain-containing protein, with amino-acid sequence MSAPFRIRENGVDLFVRLTPKSSVDRLEGVETSADGRRHVKARVRAVPENGAANQALEKLVAKALGVPVSAVSVFAGGTARLKTLRIVGDPEALARSVEALCDQSSA
- a CDS encoding MurR/RpiR family transcriptional regulator codes for the protein MKTPADIITRLQLMSQDGTKSDRRLASLVLSDLDFASKAAISEIAARVGVSEPTVTRFCRNLGCEGLRDFKFYLAQAIAIGGQYLSPEPLSRDAREQRIASAITEAAVTAIQRASENLDMTTLVDVAARLAASGNVLCIGSGGISSMMATEMQNRLFRLGLPVLAQIDGQLQRMYAAVATPDTTVVAFSVSGYARSVIEAVQVAQQYGAATVAVTAPDSALAGAADTVIHLQPLEDGNIYKPTSSRYALLAIVDMIVTSVAETRGPKVLENLRRIKQSVNTLKVDDPRLPLGD
- a CDS encoding ABC transporter ATP-binding protein produces the protein MTDVEFRNLSKSFGQHKILEDISLDIESGEFVVLVGPSGCGKSTLLRMLAGLETISSGDLLIGGTRANDLPPQQRNIAMVFQSYALFPHLKASDNIGFGPKIRGENRTAIDQKVKKASGVLNLFSYLDRYPRQLSGGQRQRVAMGRAIVREPSVFLFDEPLSNLDAQLRVQMRTEIKALHQRLKSTIVYVTHDQIEAMTMADRIVVMDRGRIQQVGAPLELYDRPANKFVAGFLGSPSMSFVSGALKTTPEKTWFESVGGGRLALAGKPVPAGSAVEAGIRPEHFIVGEATDAMTLKVDVVEPTGSETHVYGAIGTDTVRAVFRDRLPVRPGDLLPVSVDPGNIHLFDTATGLPLR
- a CDS encoding SDR family NAD(P)-dependent oxidoreductase, with the protein product MVSRAEFEGRTVVVTGAGGGLGSAIVALLAGRGARVVGCDQSDEALASPHLASRHVFDLLDRASVEAAIAAVLEKDGVPDILINNAGWTRAETLDALTADRIEHELDLNLTGVMIFADPMVKAMAARGSGSVVFISSVNAIAHFGNPAYAAAKAGINAYAKSIAVELGRSGVRANVVCPGSIRTAAWDHRLAKNPDVIGKLQRLYPLGRIVNASEVAEAVAFLASDRASGVTGVVMPVDAGLTAGCLPFIDDILGA
- a CDS encoding ABC transporter substrate-binding protein codes for the protein MNLAKWTAGLMAGMGMLAFAAQAEAGEVRVTVAEYSAKTGPYFEQVKKEFEAKNPSITVKFEVVPWDVLLQKLTTDITAGTNADLSIIGTRWLIDFVQQDVAEPLDSYITPEFKGRFIDTFLSPSIMGGKTYGLPIAASARAMYYNKDLFEKAGIAKPPATWTELQEDARKIKAQGAFGFGLQGKEIETDVYYYYAMWSQGTEILNKDGTSGLSTPGALAAAKLYKSMIDEGLTEPGVTSNNREDVQNLFKQGKVGMMITAPFLSNQIKEEAPSLKYGVAAIPAGPTGARGTYGVTDSMIMFKNSKNKDEAWKLMDFLFTTEQRAKFTQGEGFLPVNKEEAKMDYYVNNADLAAFTALLPDARFAPVIPGWEEVAQITSDTMQKIYLGGDPETILKDAAAKANAVLKK
- a CDS encoding carbohydrate ABC transporter permease, whose protein sequence is MQNRFLPYLLTLPSLFLAAVVIFWPVWDLIQIATHDVNRFGQLHEFSGLANFAALTADPDFIAALWRTGLWTVLVVGGALLVSIPVAMILNIDFYGRGLARVIIMLPWAVSLTMTAVVWRWALSGESGMLNSALIGLGLIDHNIQWLAQAGTAFPMQVLIGILVTVPFTTTIFLGGLSSIPDDLYEAAALEGATPLQQFREITFPLLKPFINIAIVLNTIYVFNSFPIIWVMTQGGPANSTDILVTHLYKLAFRIGKLGEASAVSLVMFAILLVFTMIYVRLAMREQRA
- a CDS encoding carbohydrate ABC transporter permease encodes the protein MTGKLKRTVFAWLLLAPLIVVTIFPFAVMFLTAVKPRTEVLTPTWWPSEFRWSNFSDMWVATGFGQALANSLYVSVIATVGAILISVPAAYAMSRFRFAGYGAFRQFLLISQMISPIVLVLGLFRLMAAWGLVESTTALGFIYMAFNVAFTVWMLQSYFDTIPRDLEEAAWMEGAGRWLTLRKVFLPLCLPAIAVTAIFTFINAWNEFVVALTMLRSQESYTLPIQVFSLVAGRYTIEWHHVMAATLLATLPVAILFIWLQRYLVRGLALGAVK
- a CDS encoding M81 family metallopeptidase, producing MRIFTASLATETNTFSPVPTDRASFEMAFYAGPGKHPETPTLCSSPIVALRRRAVAEGLTVIEGTATWAEPGGLVQRQTYEALRDEILGQLKTALPVDAVILGLHGAMVAQGYDDCEGDLLERVRGIVGPEVVIACEFDPHSHLTPKRVAASDIMAYFLEFPHTDFYERGEHVVELGLAAVRGEIKPVISTFDCRMIQVLPTSREPMRSFVDRIKALHGKDGVLSVSVIHGFMAADVPEMGTRILVVTDDDKAKGDALAKRLGRELYAMRETTAMAMLSAADGIDRALAVRAQRKGKPVVIADIWDNPGGGVPGDGTIVLRDLLARGITSVGVATIWDPIAVTFCQAAGEGAVIDLRFGGKAGPQAGEPIDARVKVLKAVSEGWQSFGPSRVTLGPSAVVRIEGTEVDVILNTNRTQTFEPDVFSNIGVDPLSKDILLIKSTNHFYAGFEPIAAEIIYVAAPSSYPSNPAATNYTKLTRPVWPRVADPWAGAAGDPANLPHEGGDWLITPIPA